In Bradyrhizobium sp. CCBAU 051011, the following are encoded in one genomic region:
- a CDS encoding NAD(P)/FAD-dependent oxidoreductase produces the protein MTLTRRTFLSASAGLAAIPVFSGGRAGAAPLPRDADIVVIGAGAAGIAAARRIMAANRKVIVVEAANQIGGRCQTDTSTFDVPFDRGARWMHNPETNPMIKLARSAGLEIATAPSGQRIRIGRRNARPGETEEFLAALVRANRAIDDAARRFDVSCASVLPKDLGDWAGATEFVLGASFSGKDLKDVSVGDKSRAQDRNTAIGCRQGLGTLIAKLGEQVPVALSTPANRMSWSNRDVMVETSAGKIVARAAVVTVSTNVLAAGNIKFAPDIPKRMLDAASKLSLGSYDRIALQMSGNPMGLARDDVIIEQSNSTRTALMYANIGGSSLCILDVAGSFGRDLSAQGEKAMVAFAVEWLTKLYGSEAAAAVKKSSATRWNAAPFALGAMSAAGPGGQSSRKVLTEPIGCMYLAGEATHETLWGTIDGAWESGERAAESALRRIGALRDPEPEARPSKQRRRGSPTN, from the coding sequence ATGACATTGACCCGCCGCACCTTTCTGTCGGCGTCCGCCGGCTTGGCGGCGATTCCGGTTTTTTCCGGAGGACGGGCGGGAGCGGCACCCCTGCCACGCGACGCTGACATCGTCGTGATCGGCGCGGGCGCGGCCGGCATTGCTGCGGCGCGGCGGATCATGGCGGCGAATCGCAAGGTGATCGTGGTGGAGGCGGCCAACCAGATCGGTGGCCGCTGCCAGACCGACACTTCCACCTTCGACGTGCCGTTCGATCGCGGCGCGCGCTGGATGCACAATCCCGAGACCAATCCAATGATCAAGCTGGCGCGATCAGCGGGCCTCGAGATCGCGACCGCGCCCTCGGGCCAGAGGATTCGCATCGGCCGCCGTAACGCCCGGCCAGGCGAGACCGAGGAGTTTCTCGCCGCTCTGGTGCGCGCCAACCGCGCTATCGACGACGCCGCGCGGCGGTTCGACGTCTCCTGTGCATCGGTATTGCCGAAGGATCTCGGCGACTGGGCCGGCGCAACGGAATTCGTGTTGGGGGCCAGCTTCTCCGGCAAGGATCTGAAGGACGTCTCTGTCGGTGACAAGTCTCGCGCGCAGGACCGCAACACCGCGATCGGCTGCCGGCAGGGATTGGGTACGCTGATCGCAAAACTCGGCGAGCAGGTGCCGGTGGCGCTGTCGACGCCGGCCAACCGGATGTCCTGGAGCAACCGCGACGTCATGGTGGAAACGTCAGCCGGAAAGATCGTCGCGCGCGCCGCTGTCGTCACGGTGTCGACCAACGTGCTGGCCGCGGGCAATATCAAATTCGCGCCCGACATCCCGAAGCGCATGCTTGATGCAGCGTCGAAACTCAGTCTCGGCAGCTACGACCGGATCGCGCTGCAGATGTCGGGCAATCCGATGGGCCTTGCCCGTGACGACGTCATCATCGAGCAGAGCAATTCGACCAGGACAGCGCTGATGTACGCCAACATCGGCGGCTCGTCCCTCTGCATCCTCGATGTCGCCGGCTCGTTCGGTCGCGATCTCTCGGCGCAGGGCGAGAAGGCCATGGTGGCGTTTGCGGTGGAATGGCTGACCAAGCTGTATGGCAGCGAGGCGGCGGCCGCGGTGAAGAAATCGAGCGCGACGCGCTGGAACGCCGCGCCGTTCGCGCTCGGCGCAATGTCGGCAGCCGGGCCCGGCGGGCAGTCCTCGCGCAAGGTTCTGACCGAGCCGATCGGCTGCATGTATCTGGCCGGCGAAGCCACCCATGAAACGCTGTGGGGAACGATCGACGGCGCCTGGGAGAGCGGCGAGCGCGCCGCCGAATCTGCGTTGCGGCGGATCGGCGCGTTAAGGGATCCCGAGCCGGAAGCGCGGCCGTCGAAGCAGCGGCGGCGCGGGTCCCCGACCAACTGA